The Candidatus Kapaibacterium sp. genome has a segment encoding these proteins:
- a CDS encoding SDR family oxidoreductase has protein sequence MNNTVIITGGARRIGKGLAIQFANSGWNVGIIYNKSAEQAKETARLIEQTGVRAYAIQADVSHYDEIQNSIVEMKNHFGEVQVLVNNAAIYPERQSLNELTIDSWELVMNTNLRSILSSSQKFAEIAQSGARIINIASLGAFRIWKQRIPYNVSKAGVIQLTKALALELAPDISVNSVSPGTIEIKDEAADAGTLISVDKIPMKRYGNVNDVFDAVYFFANCSSFITGQNLSIDGGFSL, from the coding sequence ATGAATAATACTGTAATTATAACGGGTGGTGCAAGAAGAATCGGCAAAGGATTGGCGATTCAATTTGCAAATTCGGGTTGGAATGTCGGTATTATTTATAATAAAAGTGCCGAACAAGCCAAAGAAACCGCTCGATTGATAGAACAAACGGGCGTTAGAGCATATGCAATCCAAGCTGATGTATCACATTACGATGAGATTCAAAATTCTATTGTAGAAATGAAGAATCATTTCGGCGAAGTGCAAGTGTTGGTAAACAATGCGGCTATTTATCCTGAACGGCAGTCTTTGAACGAGCTCACAATTGATTCGTGGGAGCTTGTGATGAATACAAATTTGAGAAGCATTTTGTCTTCATCACAAAAATTTGCCGAAATAGCCCAAAGTGGCGCAAGAATAATCAATATTGCATCGCTCGGCGCATTTAGAATTTGGAAACAAAGAATACCATACAACGTATCGAAAGCAGGAGTAATTCAATTAACAAAAGCATTAGCTTTGGAACTTGCTCCCGATATTTCCGTAAACTCAGTTTCTCCGGGTACAATTGAAATAAAAGACGAAGCTGCAGATGCAGGAACTTTAATATCTGTGGACAAAATACCCATGAAAAGGTACGGAAACGTAAATGATGTTTTTGATGCTGTATATTTTTTCGCTAATTGTTCGTCATTCATTACAGGACAGAATCTATCAATTGATGGTGGATTTTCGCTTTAA
- the greA gene encoding transcription elongation factor GreA translates to MSNTIYMTKEKIQELEEELRVLKSIGRPEMARKIAEARSHGDLSENADYDAAKDAQGLMEMKINKISEILSRSQMIRPDEFPDDKVYILSKVKIKNLNNNKIIEYIMVSAEEADFEQNKISVSSPLGKSLMGKAIGDIAELTVASGTTKFEILDISKSI, encoded by the coding sequence ATGTCGAATACGATATATATGACCAAAGAAAAAATTCAAGAATTGGAAGAGGAATTGCGAGTACTCAAAAGTATTGGCAGACCGGAAATGGCTCGAAAGATTGCCGAAGCTCGTTCTCATGGTGATCTCTCCGAGAATGCCGATTACGATGCTGCTAAAGACGCGCAAGGTCTGATGGAAATGAAGATAAACAAAATCTCCGAAATACTTTCTCGTAGTCAAATGATTAGACCTGATGAGTTCCCGGATGATAAAGTTTATATTCTTTCAAAAGTTAAGATTAAGAATCTTAATAACAATAAAATAATCGAATACATTATGGTTAGTGCCGAAGAAGCAGATTTTGAACAAAACAAAATATCTGTTTCATCACCTTTGGGCAAATCCCTCATGGGGAAAGCAATCGGTGATATTGCGGAATTGACTGTTGCATCCGGCACTACTAAATTTGAAATCCTCGATATTTCAAAATCAATATAA
- a CDS encoding TonB-dependent receptor, whose protein sequence is MTKKILCAITAFIFTNMLLFAYSTNDNGNSYGNTIITNDSVSLFYDSFFLDEVLSNYALSYDIPEEFDKNVVSLLWGSGRSSTVFFDGIPLNSTLYGDFDFLRMPYNVSQVIRVNTSFPNSKQSPYNKSGYVLLQSNREYKAMNKINVQGGNANGSSYFSLLGGKSNLFWNVSGNFYTSNGHTISSDKPDSISILRENSKARHYSMFAKAGIKDDNSLLMLSVFFSDISRDIPLNIYYDSLRAQEIGGGLSLVNLEFVTILNSFVSIDGNIYFKGSTRDINGSFSNVSLADTHFSTKEDEQSLGANVHTKMRIIDGIRTNLNVGYRREVSAMTTLRNSLEEYGRITAETLNAKFDIGSKLSELFDINAAIEYMIFHPVSTNEIELLSDLSSVDAYLQLVTHLSKNITLSNFAKIGGQLPPLVLMSEKFSSVPIQLDPKIESVTQFSSTLNWQFSELANVVLSYNYVDASDVSYVGFSDTALVVLRDGEYKVHGIGVDLRATLYNFDFILRGDYKLNNNGSISLFNRPRSQLFCQISHAFDFGFEWNVEAKYQGATQDYDSIEQQLIDLDEFTVFNIRISQQVFKQNEIFLRINNITDDFRLKSWGNPIKGRNFIAGINLHF, encoded by the coding sequence ATGACTAAAAAAATACTTTGTGCAATTACTGCTTTTATTTTTACAAACATGCTTCTGTTTGCTTACTCAACTAATGATAACGGCAATTCATATGGCAATACTATAATTACAAATGATTCGGTGAGCTTGTTCTACGATTCATTTTTTCTGGATGAAGTGCTTTCAAATTACGCCTTGAGCTACGATATTCCCGAAGAATTTGACAAAAATGTCGTTTCCTTGTTGTGGGGTTCCGGACGTTCAAGTACAGTTTTTTTTGATGGAATTCCATTGAATAGCACCTTGTATGGCGATTTTGATTTTCTCCGAATGCCTTATAATGTATCTCAAGTGATTCGAGTAAACACATCATTCCCAAATAGTAAGCAATCGCCATATAACAAATCCGGGTATGTTTTATTGCAATCAAATAGGGAATATAAAGCAATGAATAAAATCAATGTTCAGGGTGGCAACGCAAATGGGAGCTCATATTTTTCATTATTAGGGGGTAAATCAAACTTATTCTGGAATGTTTCCGGTAACTTTTACACTTCAAATGGTCATACAATTTCATCGGACAAACCGGATTCCATCAGCATTTTGCGGGAGAATAGCAAAGCTCGCCATTACTCAATGTTTGCTAAAGCCGGAATTAAAGATGATAACTCATTGCTTATGCTATCCGTCTTTTTTTCGGATATTAGTCGCGATATACCGCTGAATATTTATTATGACTCGCTGCGTGCTCAAGAAATTGGTGGTGGTTTGAGCCTTGTCAACCTTGAATTTGTTACCATTTTGAATAGCTTTGTTTCCATCGATGGCAATATTTATTTCAAAGGGTCAACCCGCGATATAAATGGTAGCTTTTCAAATGTTTCATTAGCTGATACTCATTTCAGTACAAAAGAAGATGAGCAATCGCTCGGAGCCAATGTTCACACAAAAATGAGAATCATTGATGGCATCCGAACAAATTTGAATGTTGGCTATAGACGTGAAGTTTCTGCGATGACTACACTTCGGAATTCACTTGAAGAGTACGGTCGAATAACGGCAGAGACATTAAATGCGAAATTTGACATTGGGAGCAAACTTTCAGAACTTTTTGATATTAATGCTGCTATTGAGTATATGATTTTTCATCCTGTCAGCACAAATGAAATAGAGTTGTTGAGCGATTTGAGCAGTGTTGATGCTTATTTGCAACTCGTAACTCATTTGTCGAAAAATATTACTTTGTCAAACTTTGCAAAAATTGGAGGACAACTGCCTCCTTTAGTATTGATGAGTGAAAAATTTTCATCCGTGCCTATTCAATTAGACCCCAAGATTGAGTCTGTAACTCAATTCAGTTCGACGTTAAATTGGCAATTCTCAGAGTTAGCGAATGTTGTCTTATCATACAATTATGTAGATGCAAGCGATGTGTCTTATGTTGGCTTTTCGGACACTGCTTTAGTAGTGCTTCGAGATGGCGAATATAAGGTTCATGGCATTGGCGTTGATTTGCGGGCTACTTTGTATAATTTTGATTTCATTTTGCGTGGTGATTACAAATTGAACAACAACGGCTCGATTAGCTTATTCAATCGTCCACGCTCACAGCTTTTTTGTCAAATCAGCCATGCCTTTGATTTCGGATTTGAATGGAATGTAGAAGCAAAATATCAAGGTGCAACTCAGGATTATGATTCTATCGAACAGCAGCTAATTGATTTAGATGAATTCACAGTGTTTAATATTCGAATCAGCCAACAGGTATTCAAGCAAAACGAAATATTTTTGAGAATCAACAACATCACGGATGACTTCCGCTTGAAAAGCTGGGGCAATCCCATCAAAGGACGCAATTTCATCGCCGGGATAAATTTGCATTTTTGA
- a CDS encoding RNA polymerase sigma factor translates to MANHIENDTLTGEAEGNEVQNANQFVNANKNFVFSTALRFTKDYDDADDITQEVLIKALSNLGGFNHQSSVKTWLYRITVNMCLNFKRKKSVISFFSNFKSESEYDIDSKEASAHSKMENNELFERFNHELTKLPEKQRETFALRYFHDLSYQEISELLGTSVGGLKANYFQAVKKLAQNMKDLR, encoded by the coding sequence TTGGCAAATCATATTGAAAACGATACATTGACGGGCGAAGCTGAAGGCAACGAAGTTCAGAATGCAAATCAATTTGTGAATGCAAATAAGAACTTTGTGTTTTCGACTGCCTTGAGATTCACCAAAGACTATGACGATGCTGACGATATTACTCAGGAAGTTCTGATAAAAGCTTTGTCCAACCTTGGGGGATTCAATCATCAAAGCTCTGTCAAAACTTGGCTATATCGGATTACTGTCAATATGTGTTTGAATTTCAAGAGAAAAAAGTCTGTGATTTCGTTTTTTTCAAACTTCAAGTCAGAATCTGAGTATGACATTGATTCGAAGGAAGCCTCTGCTCACAGCAAAATGGAAAACAATGAATTGTTTGAACGATTCAATCACGAATTAACAAAATTGCCCGAGAAACAACGTGAGACCTTTGCATTACGATACTTTCACGATTTGTCCTATCAGGAAATTTCTGAACTCTTAGGGACAAGTGTCGGTGGATTGAAAGCGAATTATTTTCAAGCTGTTAAAAAGCTTGCTCAAAATATGAAGGATTTGAGGTGA
- a CDS encoding ComEC/Rec2 family competence protein produces the protein MEKFSLTEIPAFKLFILILSGTIALFVADLDSSTLMYLIIGCIIAGCIAIYSKLKFVSYIFFVVAASSILNFRISQDKIPFQDNFSPTISGVFQGEISHVVAKGDNWVNFIADGSFDNKYTGEIPECRFYIRYAFVDSNLIKRMLPSAKISVNLKATLPQKKQLDNEFDQRAYALANDIDWFGEVRGNNLAQIGFANKFKVYSYQIRKNAQARIDRLFNPNTAAVVTALLTGEKSKLSPELRDVFSQSGTAHLLAVSGLHVGIISVIAWFLLAFVKNLPFKIVLFLILIWAFILFTGFPPSGIRAGIFATLYVIIKSSQKQANSLNVLGLTGLLILLFDPTSIFSASFQMSFASVFGILVFYTTFRNALIRLFKVSINPFSQFIVNSLSLTLSASLVVSPIVAYYFGIYSVVSPLANLIAVPLITLSLVYSLIGVCISYLYFDLGQIFCNAAEFLIGLTEQTNRAAVSFDFAYLMSDFVVLQSAIVSLLIAYVLIARENKHLLSRLIVSVVFFVAFINLIPEKASETDKIVLREDFVAYINDTDDGRYVFVCDRRPRIYPRNDYYLNNYLNDYEGMIYVGYTGNCGINIADFLKEQRIIKDFEIDRETLNLLNEVCDLDKNFIKRVRYDDRN, from the coding sequence GTGGAAAAGTTTTCTCTAACGGAAATACCGGCTTTCAAATTGTTCATCTTGATTTTATCAGGAACTATTGCTCTATTTGTCGCAGACCTTGATAGTTCTACATTGATGTACCTGATAATTGGATGCATTATAGCAGGTTGCATTGCCATCTATTCAAAATTAAAATTTGTTTCGTATATTTTTTTCGTTGTTGCAGCCTCCTCAATTTTAAATTTCAGGATAAGTCAGGATAAAATTCCATTTCAAGACAATTTCTCACCGACTATTTCAGGGGTATTTCAAGGGGAGATAAGCCACGTCGTAGCCAAAGGCGATAACTGGGTCAATTTTATTGCCGATGGTTCATTCGACAACAAATACACAGGCGAAATTCCCGAATGCCGCTTCTACATTCGATATGCTTTTGTGGATAGCAATCTGATTAAGCGAATGTTGCCTTCTGCAAAAATCAGTGTCAATCTGAAAGCTACATTACCTCAAAAAAAGCAATTAGACAATGAATTTGACCAACGTGCTTATGCGTTGGCAAATGATATTGACTGGTTTGGGGAAGTGCGCGGAAATAATTTAGCTCAAATAGGATTTGCGAATAAATTCAAAGTGTATTCCTATCAAATTCGAAAAAATGCACAAGCCAGAATTGACAGATTATTCAATCCTAACACTGCTGCAGTCGTTACAGCTTTACTCACGGGTGAGAAATCCAAATTATCACCCGAATTGAGAGACGTATTCTCCCAATCAGGAACGGCGCATTTATTGGCTGTATCCGGTTTGCACGTTGGTATAATATCAGTTATAGCTTGGTTCTTGCTCGCTTTCGTCAAGAATTTGCCATTCAAAATCGTATTATTTTTGATTTTAATTTGGGCATTCATTTTGTTTACAGGGTTCCCACCGTCAGGAATACGAGCCGGCATTTTTGCAACTCTTTACGTAATCATAAAAAGTTCCCAAAAGCAAGCAAATTCGCTGAATGTTCTTGGTTTGACAGGCTTATTGATTCTACTTTTCGACCCAACATCAATTTTTTCAGCATCATTCCAGATGTCATTTGCAAGTGTTTTCGGGATTCTTGTTTTTTATACTACTTTCCGAAATGCACTGATTAGATTATTCAAAGTTAGCATAAATCCTTTTTCGCAATTCATTGTCAATTCTTTATCCCTAACCTTGTCTGCGAGTTTAGTCGTATCTCCAATTGTGGCGTATTATTTTGGCATATATTCAGTCGTTTCACCTTTGGCAAATTTGATTGCAGTGCCACTCATTACTCTTTCATTGGTCTATTCGCTGATTGGTGTGTGCATTTCATATTTGTACTTTGATTTGGGACAAATTTTTTGCAATGCTGCAGAGTTTCTAATCGGATTGACTGAACAAACCAATAGGGCAGCAGTGTCATTTGATTTTGCTTATTTAATGTCAGATTTTGTCGTGTTGCAATCCGCAATTGTTTCACTGTTAATTGCCTATGTTTTGATTGCACGTGAAAACAAACATCTATTATCGCGATTGATAGTTTCAGTGGTGTTTTTCGTAGCATTTATAAATTTGATTCCCGAAAAGGCGAGCGAAACGGATAAAATTGTTCTTCGGGAAGATTTTGTAGCCTATATCAATGATACCGATGACGGTCGCTATGTTTTTGTTTGCGACAGGCGCCCGAGAATTTATCCCCGCAATGATTATTACCTGAATAATTACCTGAATGATTACGAAGGCATGATTTATGTTGGCTATACAGGCAACTGTGGAATCAATATTGCTGATTTTCTTAAAGAACAAAGAATCATCAAAGATTTTGAAATTGACCGAGAAACGTTAAATTTGTTAAATGAAGTTTGTGACCTTGATAAAAATTTTATAAAAAGAGTAAGATACGATGATAGAAATTGA
- a CDS encoding NupC/NupG family nucleoside CNT transporter: MTMIINLLGIPIIFLLVWLLSESKREFPWRIVVLGITLQFALAIFVLQVPFGVDLFRGLGDSVTIFINHSLEAAKFMFGGLGDPANMPIFGFQFALIISSSIIFFSAFVSILYHYGIIQKIVYSMAWVLQKTLKTSGVESLSASANIFIGQTEAPLLIRHYLKSTSRSELFAIMTVGFATIAGGVMAAYIAMGIDATYLVTASIISAPGGLILSKIVIPPPKEIISLNEIKQVEIPESSNVLIAISNGATDGVKLSLNIIGMLIAFISIIAVLDGSLGLLSSWLSNMGISGVPSSFKELLGYLFMPFAFLVGIPAAEAQTFGSLLGTKISVNEFLAYSNLSELIRSGAISERTAIISTFALCGFANFSSIAIQIGGIGSLVPERRNEIAQLGIKAMLIGALANLLTATIASLLI, translated from the coding sequence ATGACAATGATAATAAATTTGCTTGGCATCCCAATAATTTTTCTTTTGGTTTGGCTTTTGTCAGAAAGCAAAAGGGAATTCCCATGGCGAATTGTGGTTTTGGGTATTACACTCCAATTTGCGCTCGCAATTTTTGTACTGCAAGTACCTTTTGGCGTAGATTTGTTCCGTGGTTTGGGTGATTCGGTTACCATTTTCATCAATCATAGCTTGGAAGCTGCAAAATTCATGTTTGGTGGATTGGGAGACCCTGCGAATATGCCAATATTCGGTTTTCAATTTGCATTGATAATTTCGAGCTCGATAATATTTTTCTCAGCCTTTGTTTCGATTTTGTATCATTATGGAATAATTCAAAAAATCGTTTACTCAATGGCATGGGTGCTACAAAAAACTCTCAAAACATCAGGTGTCGAATCCTTATCCGCTTCAGCAAATATTTTCATCGGGCAAACTGAAGCACCTTTGCTTATCCGTCACTACCTCAAATCAACGTCTCGTTCAGAATTATTTGCAATAATGACAGTCGGATTTGCTACAATTGCCGGTGGTGTGATGGCAGCATATATCGCAATGGGAATAGATGCCACTTATCTGGTCACAGCAAGTATAATTTCTGCCCCCGGTGGCTTGATACTTTCTAAAATTGTAATCCCTCCTCCTAAAGAAATCATATCATTGAATGAAATCAAGCAAGTTGAAATTCCCGAATCATCAAATGTACTAATTGCCATATCTAACGGAGCTACCGATGGAGTAAAACTTTCGCTGAATATAATTGGGATGTTAATTGCATTTATATCAATAATCGCAGTTCTTGACGGAAGTTTGGGATTGTTGAGTTCATGGTTGAGTAATATGGGTATTAGCGGTGTCCCGTCAAGTTTTAAAGAGCTTTTGGGTTATCTTTTTATGCCATTTGCCTTTTTAGTGGGAATACCTGCTGCTGAGGCTCAAACATTCGGCAGTTTGCTCGGGACAAAAATTTCAGTCAATGAATTTCTTGCCTATTCAAATTTGAGTGAGCTGATTCGGAGCGGTGCAATCAGTGAACGAACTGCCATTATTTCAACTTTTGCTCTGTGTGGTTTTGCTAACTTCAGTTCAATTGCCATTCAAATCGGCGGAATCGGTTCACTTGTGCCTGAACGGCGTAATGAAATTGCTCAATTAGGGATTAAAGCAATGCTCATTGGTGCTTTAGCAAATTTGTTGACAGCCACAATAGCAAGTTTGCTGATATAA
- the pgeF gene encoding peptidoglycan editing factor PgeF, producing the protein MIEIEILNTAIFPSDIISGVTMRNQAAFQPYGFTISGNYSDENIVNQHRKLMADYLNLELNAVKYQKQVHGDEIQIVDFDTKINESDAMITNLKGLALVASVADCAAILLYDAKAKAIAAIHSGWRSTTLNIVSKTIEKMSSEYNSKPEDLIAYISPCAGGDSYEVGIDVAQYFPNSIKRLSEEKFLFNIKNEVHNQLIVSGMPPQNIEMSEVCTISNESYHSFRRDADNSGRMGAFIMMIGTPND; encoded by the coding sequence ATGATAGAAATTGAAATTTTAAACACTGCAATTTTTCCTTCTGATATTATTTCCGGTGTTACAATGCGGAATCAAGCGGCATTTCAGCCCTATGGTTTCACGATTTCGGGTAATTATTCCGATGAAAATATTGTCAATCAACATCGAAAATTAATGGCTGATTATTTGAATCTCGAGCTTAATGCCGTAAAATATCAAAAGCAAGTGCACGGTGATGAAATTCAAATTGTCGATTTCGATACCAAAATTAACGAATCCGACGCTATGATTACTAACCTAAAGGGTTTAGCCCTTGTTGCATCTGTTGCTGATTGTGCCGCTATTTTGCTCTATGATGCTAAAGCTAAGGCTATAGCTGCAATTCATTCGGGATGGCGAAGCACAACGCTTAATATCGTTTCTAAAACTATTGAAAAGATGAGTTCTGAATACAATTCCAAGCCGGAAGATTTAATTGCTTATATCTCGCCATGTGCCGGTGGCGACAGTTATGAAGTGGGAATTGATGTTGCTCAATATTTTCCCAATAGTATCAAAAGGCTCTCTGAGGAAAAATTTCTATTCAACATCAAAAATGAAGTGCATAATCAGCTAATCGTGAGTGGGATGCCGCCTCAGAACATTGAGATGTCAGAAGTTTGTACAATCAGCAATGAAAGTTACCATTCTTTCCGTCGCGATGCTGACAATTCCGGTAGAATGGGAGCATTTATTATGATGATAGGCACACCAAATGACTAA
- a CDS encoding S8 family peptidase, with protein sequence MKTKFVTITLLLFGIFSQLHSEVFRIYLSDKGPEVFEPGSPLYTETLNSLTQAALDRRAKILNPSEIVSIQDAPIYSDYIYAIENVGAKIIHTLKWKNYCIVRADSSLIDELRELPFVKKIETAANKYSLLSLTDSNYSTKGDSLNLQDLIKVDTYDYSKIDYGFSFTQIKLINADKIHKLGIFGDNVNIGFLDSGFDYEKAIAFANINVAAEYDFINNDEIVKNEDGEHPHQFHHGTLVMSVVAGFDNPRFIGMSPNSAFYLAKTEDIRSEKQIETDNFAAGIEWLESQGVDIINASLGYNKFDSSDSSYTFDELNGNSTIPSIYVNLAAQRGIIFVNSVGNGGPGAKTLNSPADADSVLAVGSVQPNGVDVSRFSARGPTSTGKIKPDLTTIGDFVFCVNPSEADVYISTKGTSLSSPLIAGAIGLMLSAFPELKPYDAKQILLKSSDRYYSPDNDYGHGIPDLFQAMIDYDIIISPFSTYPSQNFQRIFFKIKSDKPIESAYLYVKFTETSLYFPYPMKKTSIADQFVCDIPLDLAVNSYIDFYLDTESTSKRRRAPYTVDEYFTIQIGDTSFVHNFEHRESPRFVQTASAFLYPNFLHSGTAQSTLNFFVEREGRYDLRVFDLTGSLYYSHTESKVLVGINEASIDLTGLATGAYYIMLSHSGKTEVVPFVIVR encoded by the coding sequence ATGAAAACTAAATTTGTCACAATCACTCTATTGCTTTTCGGAATTTTTTCGCAACTGCATTCTGAAGTATTTAGAATTTATCTGAGCGATAAAGGTCCCGAAGTATTTGAGCCAGGAAGCCCCTTATACACCGAAACACTCAATTCATTGACTCAAGCAGCACTTGACCGTAGAGCTAAAATCCTCAATCCGAGCGAAATCGTTTCCATTCAAGATGCACCCATTTACTCCGATTATATATATGCAATCGAAAATGTAGGTGCAAAAATTATACATACACTTAAATGGAAAAACTATTGCATCGTAAGAGCAGATTCATCGCTAATTGATGAACTTCGTGAACTACCATTTGTAAAGAAAATCGAAACCGCTGCGAATAAATATTCATTACTTAGCTTGACGGATAGTAATTATTCTACTAAGGGCGATAGTCTGAATTTGCAGGACTTAATCAAGGTGGATACGTATGATTACAGCAAAATTGATTACGGATTTTCGTTTACACAAATCAAGTTAATCAATGCTGACAAAATTCATAAATTGGGAATCTTTGGCGATAATGTAAATATTGGATTCTTAGATAGTGGTTTTGACTACGAAAAAGCTATTGCTTTTGCTAACATTAATGTCGCAGCAGAGTATGATTTCATTAATAATGACGAAATTGTCAAAAATGAAGATGGCGAGCACCCTCACCAATTCCATCACGGAACTCTGGTGATGTCTGTTGTAGCAGGTTTTGATAACCCCAGATTTATTGGGATGTCGCCCAATTCTGCCTTTTATTTGGCTAAAACTGAGGATATTCGCTCAGAGAAACAAATCGAAACCGATAATTTCGCAGCAGGTATTGAATGGCTCGAATCTCAGGGCGTGGATATAATTAATGCTTCATTGGGATACAACAAATTCGATAGTTCAGATTCATCTTATACTTTTGATGAATTGAACGGCAATAGCACGATTCCTTCAATTTATGTTAATTTGGCTGCCCAACGAGGAATAATTTTCGTCAATTCAGTAGGCAATGGCGGACCCGGAGCTAAAACTCTCAATTCACCGGCTGATGCTGACAGTGTGTTAGCAGTTGGTTCAGTTCAACCCAACGGTGTTGATGTATCAAGATTTAGTGCGAGAGGTCCGACTTCTACCGGAAAAATCAAGCCGGATTTGACGACAATTGGAGACTTCGTCTTTTGTGTCAACCCAAGTGAAGCTGATGTTTACATTTCCACAAAGGGAACATCATTATCGTCGCCCTTAATTGCCGGAGCAATCGGATTGATGCTGAGTGCATTCCCTGAATTGAAACCATATGATGCAAAGCAAATTTTGCTCAAATCATCAGACAGATACTACTCTCCGGACAATGACTATGGTCACGGTATCCCGGATTTGTTCCAAGCAATGATTGATTATGACATCATAATATCTCCATTTTCGACGTATCCATCACAGAATTTCCAGAGAATTTTCTTCAAAATCAAGTCAGACAAGCCGATTGAATCAGCCTATCTTTACGTCAAATTTACCGAAACATCCTTATACTTTCCATATCCGATGAAAAAAACAAGTATAGCTGACCAATTTGTATGCGATATTCCTTTGGATTTGGCTGTCAACTCTTATATCGATTTTTATTTGGATACCGAATCAACTTCCAAGCGGAGACGTGCCCCCTACACGGTAGATGAGTATTTTACGATTCAAATTGGTGACACATCATTTGTACATAATTTCGAGCATCGCGAATCGCCACGGTTTGTTCAAACAGCGTCCGCGTTCTTATATCCTAATTTTCTACACTCCGGTACAGCACAAAGCACATTGAATTTCTTCGTCGAAAGGGAAGGCAGGTACGATTTGCGAGTTTTTGACCTTACAGGAAGCCTTTATTACAGCCATACGGAAAGTAAAGTTTTAGTCGGTATCAATGAGGCTTCGATAGATTTAACCGGTTTGGCTACAGGTGCTTACTACATAATGTTGAGTCATAGCGGCAAAACAGAAGTCGTACCCTTTGTGATAGTACGATAA
- a CDS encoding TIGR00730 family Rossman fold protein, whose amino-acid sequence MEFREPEKVAKSRIEKATKAYDNQDFIHSKEGRIIRLLSEYQYPEHYFRKYGVNGTIVFYGSARTLSLDEFEMKLKEMNDKMAKAGLEEKLNIQTEIERLMNTYEMTNCYNEAVILAEKLSLWSAALPNNKRVLVCTGGGPGMMEAANRGAQRAGEPTIGLNISLPFEQYPNNYITPDLNFEFHYFFMRKFWFVYYAKAIVAMPGGFGTLDELMELLTLKQTLKITKPLPILLFYKKFWQNLINFDYLVEMGMISQKDLDLFVYADTADEAFEYLTKNIII is encoded by the coding sequence ATGGAATTCAGAGAACCTGAAAAAGTAGCTAAAAGCAGAATTGAAAAGGCAACCAAAGCATATGATAATCAAGATTTTATCCATAGTAAGGAAGGACGAATAATTCGTTTACTTTCCGAATATCAGTACCCTGAGCATTATTTCCGCAAATATGGTGTCAATGGTACGATTGTGTTTTATGGTTCAGCTCGAACCCTGTCACTCGACGAATTTGAAATGAAGTTAAAAGAAATGAATGATAAAATGGCTAAAGCCGGGCTTGAAGAAAAGCTTAATATCCAAACTGAAATTGAAAGATTAATGAACACCTACGAAATGACAAATTGCTACAACGAAGCTGTTATTTTGGCTGAAAAACTATCGCTTTGGTCAGCAGCATTGCCGAATAACAAACGAGTATTAGTTTGTACAGGTGGCGGTCCCGGAATGATGGAAGCCGCCAATAGGGGTGCCCAACGAGCAGGGGAGCCAACAATTGGTCTGAATATTTCATTGCCATTCGAACAATATCCAAATAATTACATTACTCCCGATTTGAATTTCGAGTTCCACTATTTCTTTATGCGTAAATTTTGGTTTGTCTATTATGCTAAAGCTATCGTCGCTATGCCGGGCGGTTTTGGGACCCTCGATGAATTAATGGAATTGCTAACTTTGAAGCAAACTTTGAAAATAACCAAACCACTACCAATATTACTTTTCTACAAAAAGTTTTGGCAAAATCTTATTAATTTTGACTATCTCGTTGAAATGGGAATGATAAGCCAAAAAGACTTGGATTTGTTTGTTTATGCCGATACTGCAGACGAAGCATTCGAATACCTGACAAAAAATATTATTATATAA